A window of the Phaseolus vulgaris cultivar G19833 chromosome 5, P. vulgaris v2.0, whole genome shotgun sequence genome harbors these coding sequences:
- the LOC137834608 gene encoding LOW QUALITY PROTEIN: berberine bridge enzyme-like 22 (The sequence of the model RefSeq protein was modified relative to this genomic sequence to represent the inferred CDS: inserted 2 bases in 1 codon) has translation MKHTKGREENMQMSYLAVFLILLLPISCAASTLVEKKFKECLITQLDENSESIEKIIFTKSSSQYPQVLEALEQNPRWVNSSRKPLLILTPFHESEIQAAIQCSKEHGLQLRVRSGGHDYEGLSYLTKAPFVMVELINIRSIEVNLADETAWVQAGASLGELYYKISKESKVHGFPAGTCPSIGIGGHISGGGQGTIMRKHGLAADHVVDAYLIDADGKIHDRKSMGEDVFWAIRGGSATSFGVILAWKVSLVRVPPIVTVFNVERTLEEGANNLIHRWQYTAPELHEDLFIRIVAQNSGDKSKTFKATFNSXFLGGIDKLIPLMNESFPELGLQAKDCTEMNWIQSVMFIAGFNKDDPLELLLNRTTTFKSSFKAKSDFVKEPIPKTGLEGAWKVVVEEDTLAMLIMEPYGGRMNEISESEIPFPHRKGNLYNIQYLVKWEVNSMEESKRHLHWAKMIYRYMTPYVSKSPRAAYFNYKDLDLGKNKPHNTSYLEASVWGKKYFKGNFKRLAQIKTKFDPQNFFRNEQSIPLLSSDHYSRE, from the exons ATGAAACACACCAAAGGTAGAGAAGAAAACATGCAGATGAGTTATCTAGCAGTGTTTCTGATACTGCTTCTTCCAATCTCATGTGCAGCTTCTACCTTGGTTGAGAAGAAGTTCAAGGAATGCTTGATAACCCAACTTGATGAGAATTCTGAATCCATTGAAAAAATAATCTTCACCAAATCCTCCTCCCAATATCCCCAAGTGTTGGAAGCATTGGAACAAAATCCTAGATGGGTGAATTCATCGAGGAAGCCTCTTCTCATTCTAACACCTTTCCATGAATCAGAAATTCAAGCAGCCATTCAATGCAGCAAAGAACATGGGTTGCAGCTCAGAGTCAGAAGTGGTGGCCATGATTATGAAGGGCTATCATACCTTACTAAGGCTCCATTTGTCATGGTTGAACTTATCAACATCCGTTCCATTGAAGTTAACCTTGCTGATGAAACAGCTTGGGTTCAGGCTGGGGCATCATTAGGTGAACTTTACTACAAAATTTCAAAGGAAAGCAAAGTGCATGGATTCCCTGCAGGCACCTGTCCAAGTATAGGGATAGGTGGGCATATCAGTGGAGGGGGACAAGGTACCATAATGAGGAAGCATGGCCTGGCAGCAGACCATGTTGTTGATGCTTACCTCATTGATGCAGATGGGAAGATTCATGATAGAAAATCAATGGGAGAAGATGTTTTCTGGGCCATTAGAGGAGGTAGTGCTACTAGTTTTGGAGTCATCCTTGCATGGAAGGTCAGTTTGGTTAGAGTTCCACCTATTGTTACAGTGTTCAACGTTGAAAGAACATTGGAGGAAGGAGCCAACAATCTCATTCACAGGTGGCAATACACAGCACCTGAATTGCATGAGGATCTTTTCATCAGAATAGTTGCTCAAAATAGTGGTGACAAATCAAAGACATTTAAAGCAACCTTCAACTC CTTCCTTGGAGGAATAGACAAGTTGATTCCACTGATGAATGAGAGTTTCCCTGAACTGGGATTGCAGGCCAAAGACTGCACTGAAATGAACTGGATTCAATCAGTTATGTTCATTGCTGGATTCAACAAAGACGACCCTCTAGAGCTCTTGCTCAACAGAACTACCACATTTAAAAGCTCTTTCAAGGCCAAGTCTGACTTTGTAAAGGAGCCAATACCAAAAACTGGTCTAGAAGGAGCTTGGAAAGTGGTTGTAGAGGAAGATACATTAGCAATGCTGATAATGGAACCATATGGTGGTAGAATGAATGAAATTTCAGAATCTGAAATCCCATTTCCCCACAGAAAGGGAAACTTATACAACATACAGTACTTGGTGAAGTGGGAAGTGAATAGCATGGAAGAATCCAAGAGGCATCTACATTGGGCCAAAATGATTTATAGATACATGACTCCTTATGTCTCAAAATCTCCTAGAGCTGCCTATTTCAACTACAAGGATCTTGATTTGGGAAAAAACAAGCCTCACAACACAAGCTATTTAGAAGCTAGTGTTTGGGGCAAGAAGTACTTTAAGGGAAACTTCAAGAGATTGGCACAAATTAAGACAAAGTTTGACCCCCAAAATTTTTTCAGGAATGAACAGAGTATTCCTCTCCTAAGTTCCGATCATTATTCAAGGGAGTGA